One Meleagris gallopavo isolate NT-WF06-2002-E0010 breed Aviagen turkey brand Nicholas breeding stock chromosome 11, Turkey_5.1, whole genome shotgun sequence genomic region harbors:
- the CHRD gene encoding chordin isoform X1, which yields MRCVICHCETQRNRRGKPVGKVNCKNMKQDCPVPTCPRATLLPGHCCHTCPKALPGPLEKSSEPPFDTFEYFQDKEDELDKPYNDRSYLSSEGLARDDARTEFVALLTSGPEPWHPTSSAVAKARFTLLRSYLLFSISYERLGRPSRVRFSDPEGTVLFEHPVQKSAAPEDGMLCGMWRTVSKANIQLLRAEQLRVSLITRAQPSGEVHGHILKHRALFAETFGAILTSSDPAHLGAGGMAMLTLSDTENNLHFILMARGLLEPGAGESPWVPLRVRILHQGQTLREVHANITIEDPDFAEVLSDLSTHELQWLAQGQLRIVADTEGQHPRQLEGTITARRSCDTIQSVLCGADALQPTKTGAVGSAKLALHENGTLEYQVRVVGTASEVVGVTLETKPRRKNKRNVLFDMTPSYRDGLAQGVWHSPSARDAHMLLQNELFLNVATKDWVEGELRGQVISLPYSGLLARYTEMPVPLAGQLVSPSVSSGAGGHAWLSLDEHCHLHYEIVVAGLGRPADGTVSAQLHGVAELGEMGSRPHLHKRMLKGFYGTEAQGVVKDLDAELLQHLTQGTAFLQVSTKAHPRGEMRGWVHIPNRCQAGGARLSTGEAELSEGPKSRDVEQLKKDPNSCFFEGQHRAHGTRWAPDYDKKCSICSCQKRTVICDPILCQPLNCTRQVHPEELCCPVCEEKKMEQEELKLERARDSSEGCYFDGDKTWRGSGTRWHPVVPPFGLIKCAICTCKGTTGEVHCEKVQCPRLTCANPVRVSPSDCCKQCPAPEKSVPELTDGMQADGPRACRFGRRWYLNNESWHPSVPPFGEMKCILCWCVSGETHCQRQECPPGACASPSRRDNPCCAKCRSLDAPPEKMHEATAESWSH from the exons ATGCGCTGCGTGATCTGCCATTGCGAGACG CAGAGGAATCGCCGAGGGAAACCAGTGGGGAAAGTGAACTGCAAGAACATGAAGCAGGATTGCCCTGTTCCCACCTGCCCTCGTGCCACACTGTTGCCCGGGCACTGCTGCCACACCTGTCCCAAAG CTTTGCCAGGACCCCTGGAGAAGAGCTCCGAGCCACCTTTCGACACCTTTGAGTACTTCCAGGACAAGGAGGATGAGCTGGACAAGCCGTACAACGACCGCTCCTACCTCAGCTCCGAGGGTTTGGCACGCGATGATGCCCGCACAG AATTTGTGGCCCTGCTGACAAGTGGCCCAGAGCCGTGGCACCCCACATCCAGCGCGGTGGCCAAGGCTCGCTTCACCCTACTGCGCTCCTAcctgctcttctccatcagCTACGAGCG GCTGGGCCGGCCGAGCCGGGTGCGTTTCAGCGACCCCGAGGGCACCGTGCTGTTTGAGCACCCAGTACAGAAGAGCGCAGCCCCTGAGGATGGCATG ctctgtgggatGTGGAGGACGGTGTCCAAAGCCAACATACAGTTGCTGCGTGCAGAGCAGCTCCGCGTGTCCCTCATCACCCGTGCGCAGCCCTCTGGAGAGGTGCACGGGCACATCCTCAAGCACCGCGCGCTCTTTGCAG AGACATTTGGTGCTATCCTGACCTCATCAGACCCCGCACATCTTGGGGCCGGGGGCATGGCCATGCTGACGCTGAGCGACACCGAGAACAACCTACACTTCATCCTCATGGCCCGTGGGCTGCTGGAGCCGGGCGCTGGGG AGTCCCCCTGGGTACCGCTGCGGGTCCGCATCCTGCATCAGGGCCAGACGCTGCGTGAGGTCCACGCCAACATCACTATAGAG GACCCCGACTTCGCAGAGGTGCTGAGTGACTTGTCCACCCATGAGCTGCAGTGGTTGGCACAGGGGCAGCTCCGCATCGTGGCTGACACCGAGGGTCAGCACCCGCGCCAGCTGGAGGGCACCATTACTGCCCGCCGCAGCTGTGACA CCATCCAAAGTGTGCTGTGCGGCGCAGACGCATTGCAGCCCACCAAGACGGGGGCGGTGGGCTCAGCCAAGCTGGCACTGCATGAGAACGGCACGCTGGAGTACCAG GTGCGAGTGGTGGGCACAGCCAGCGAGGTGGTGGGGGTCACACTGGAGACCAAACCTCGGCGGAAGAACAAGAGGAACGTCCTCTTTGACATGACACCCAGCTATAGGGACGGGCTG GCTCAGGGAGTGTGGCACAGCCCCAGCGCCCGCGATGCACACATGCTGCTGCAGAACGAGCTCTTCCTCAACGTGGCCACCAAGGACTGGGTAGAGGGCGAGCTGAGGGGCCAGGTCATCTCCCTGCCCTACAGTGGGCTCTTGGCGCGCTACACAG AGATGCCGGTGCCATTGGCGGGGCAGCTGGTGTCCCCCTCGGTGAGCAGCGGGGCCGGGGGCCATGCATGGCTGTCGCTGGATGAGCACTGCCACCTGCACTACGAGATTGTGGTGGCGGGGCTGGGCCGCCCAGCTGATGGCACAGTCAGCGCCCAGCTGCACGGTGTGGCCGAGCTGGGCGAGATGGGCTCACGGCCGCACCTGCACAAGCGGATGCTCAAGGGGTTCTATGGCACTGAG GCTCAGGGGGTGGTGAAGGACCTGGacgctgagctgctgcagcacctaACACAGGGCACTGCGTTCCTGCAAGTCAGCACCAAGGCACACCCACGTGGGGAGATGCGGGGATGG GTGCACATCCCCAACCGCTGCCAGGCAGGAGGGGCCCGCCTGTCCACTGGGGAGGCTGAGCTCTCAGAGGGCCCTAAAAGCAGGGATGTGGAACAGCTGAAAAAGGACCCTAACTCCTGCTTCTTCGAGGGGCAGCACCGTGCACATGGCACCCGTTGGGCACCTGACTACGACAAGAAGTGCTCCATCTGCAGCTGCCAG AAGCGCACAGTGATCTGCGATCCCATCCTGTGCCAGCCCCTCAACTGTACCCGCCAGGTGCACCCTgaagagctgtgctgccccGTCTGTGAAG AGAAAAagatggagcaggaggagctgaaaCTGGAACGGGCACGGGACAGCAGTGAGG GCTGCTACTTTGATGGGGACAAGACGTGGCGAGGCTCTGGCACCCGCTGGCACCCCGTCGTGCCGCCCTTCGGCCTCATCAAATGTGCCATCTGCACCTGCAAG GGCACCACAGGCGAAGTGCACTGCGAGAAGGTGCAGTGCCCACGCCTCACCTGTGCCAACCCTGTGCGCGTCAGCCCCTCCGACTGCTGCAAGCAGTGCCCAG CCCCTGAGAAGAGTGTCCCTGAGCTGACCGATGGCATGCAGGCAGATGGACCCCGTGCGTGCCGCTTTGGGCGCCGCTGGTACCTCAACAATGAGAGCTGGCACCCCTCGGTGCCACCCTTTGGGGAGATGAAGTGCATCCTGTGCTGGTGTGTG TCAGGAGAGACGCACTGCCAGCGCCAGGAGTGCCCGCCAGGTGCCTGTGCCAGCCCCAGCAGGAGGGACAACCCCTGCTGTGCCAAGTGTCGCT CCCTGGATGCACCCCCAGAAAAGATGCACGAAGCAACAGCAGAGTCATGGAGCCACTGA
- the CHRD gene encoding chordin isoform X2 — protein sequence MRCVICHCETRNRRGKPVGKVNCKNMKQDCPVPTCPRATLLPGHCCHTCPKALPGPLEKSSEPPFDTFEYFQDKEDELDKPYNDRSYLSSEGLARDDARTEFVALLTSGPEPWHPTSSAVAKARFTLLRSYLLFSISYERLGRPSRVRFSDPEGTVLFEHPVQKSAAPEDGMLCGMWRTVSKANIQLLRAEQLRVSLITRAQPSGEVHGHILKHRALFAETFGAILTSSDPAHLGAGGMAMLTLSDTENNLHFILMARGLLEPGAGESPWVPLRVRILHQGQTLREVHANITIEDPDFAEVLSDLSTHELQWLAQGQLRIVADTEGQHPRQLEGTITARRSCDTIQSVLCGADALQPTKTGAVGSAKLALHENGTLEYQVRVVGTASEVVGVTLETKPRRKNKRNVLFDMTPSYRDGLAQGVWHSPSARDAHMLLQNELFLNVATKDWVEGELRGQVISLPYSGLLARYTEMPVPLAGQLVSPSVSSGAGGHAWLSLDEHCHLHYEIVVAGLGRPADGTVSAQLHGVAELGEMGSRPHLHKRMLKGFYGTEAQGVVKDLDAELLQHLTQGTAFLQVSTKAHPRGEMRGWVHIPNRCQAGGARLSTGEAELSEGPKSRDVEQLKKDPNSCFFEGQHRAHGTRWAPDYDKKCSICSCQKRTVICDPILCQPLNCTRQVHPEELCCPVCEEKKMEQEELKLERARDSSEGCYFDGDKTWRGSGTRWHPVVPPFGLIKCAICTCKGTTGEVHCEKVQCPRLTCANPVRVSPSDCCKQCPAPEKSVPELTDGMQADGPRACRFGRRWYLNNESWHPSVPPFGEMKCILCWCVSGETHCQRQECPPGACASPSRRDNPCCAKCRSLDAPPEKMHEATAESWSH from the exons ATGCGCTGCGTGATCTGCCATTGCGAGACG AGGAATCGCCGAGGGAAACCAGTGGGGAAAGTGAACTGCAAGAACATGAAGCAGGATTGCCCTGTTCCCACCTGCCCTCGTGCCACACTGTTGCCCGGGCACTGCTGCCACACCTGTCCCAAAG CTTTGCCAGGACCCCTGGAGAAGAGCTCCGAGCCACCTTTCGACACCTTTGAGTACTTCCAGGACAAGGAGGATGAGCTGGACAAGCCGTACAACGACCGCTCCTACCTCAGCTCCGAGGGTTTGGCACGCGATGATGCCCGCACAG AATTTGTGGCCCTGCTGACAAGTGGCCCAGAGCCGTGGCACCCCACATCCAGCGCGGTGGCCAAGGCTCGCTTCACCCTACTGCGCTCCTAcctgctcttctccatcagCTACGAGCG GCTGGGCCGGCCGAGCCGGGTGCGTTTCAGCGACCCCGAGGGCACCGTGCTGTTTGAGCACCCAGTACAGAAGAGCGCAGCCCCTGAGGATGGCATG ctctgtgggatGTGGAGGACGGTGTCCAAAGCCAACATACAGTTGCTGCGTGCAGAGCAGCTCCGCGTGTCCCTCATCACCCGTGCGCAGCCCTCTGGAGAGGTGCACGGGCACATCCTCAAGCACCGCGCGCTCTTTGCAG AGACATTTGGTGCTATCCTGACCTCATCAGACCCCGCACATCTTGGGGCCGGGGGCATGGCCATGCTGACGCTGAGCGACACCGAGAACAACCTACACTTCATCCTCATGGCCCGTGGGCTGCTGGAGCCGGGCGCTGGGG AGTCCCCCTGGGTACCGCTGCGGGTCCGCATCCTGCATCAGGGCCAGACGCTGCGTGAGGTCCACGCCAACATCACTATAGAG GACCCCGACTTCGCAGAGGTGCTGAGTGACTTGTCCACCCATGAGCTGCAGTGGTTGGCACAGGGGCAGCTCCGCATCGTGGCTGACACCGAGGGTCAGCACCCGCGCCAGCTGGAGGGCACCATTACTGCCCGCCGCAGCTGTGACA CCATCCAAAGTGTGCTGTGCGGCGCAGACGCATTGCAGCCCACCAAGACGGGGGCGGTGGGCTCAGCCAAGCTGGCACTGCATGAGAACGGCACGCTGGAGTACCAG GTGCGAGTGGTGGGCACAGCCAGCGAGGTGGTGGGGGTCACACTGGAGACCAAACCTCGGCGGAAGAACAAGAGGAACGTCCTCTTTGACATGACACCCAGCTATAGGGACGGGCTG GCTCAGGGAGTGTGGCACAGCCCCAGCGCCCGCGATGCACACATGCTGCTGCAGAACGAGCTCTTCCTCAACGTGGCCACCAAGGACTGGGTAGAGGGCGAGCTGAGGGGCCAGGTCATCTCCCTGCCCTACAGTGGGCTCTTGGCGCGCTACACAG AGATGCCGGTGCCATTGGCGGGGCAGCTGGTGTCCCCCTCGGTGAGCAGCGGGGCCGGGGGCCATGCATGGCTGTCGCTGGATGAGCACTGCCACCTGCACTACGAGATTGTGGTGGCGGGGCTGGGCCGCCCAGCTGATGGCACAGTCAGCGCCCAGCTGCACGGTGTGGCCGAGCTGGGCGAGATGGGCTCACGGCCGCACCTGCACAAGCGGATGCTCAAGGGGTTCTATGGCACTGAG GCTCAGGGGGTGGTGAAGGACCTGGacgctgagctgctgcagcacctaACACAGGGCACTGCGTTCCTGCAAGTCAGCACCAAGGCACACCCACGTGGGGAGATGCGGGGATGG GTGCACATCCCCAACCGCTGCCAGGCAGGAGGGGCCCGCCTGTCCACTGGGGAGGCTGAGCTCTCAGAGGGCCCTAAAAGCAGGGATGTGGAACAGCTGAAAAAGGACCCTAACTCCTGCTTCTTCGAGGGGCAGCACCGTGCACATGGCACCCGTTGGGCACCTGACTACGACAAGAAGTGCTCCATCTGCAGCTGCCAG AAGCGCACAGTGATCTGCGATCCCATCCTGTGCCAGCCCCTCAACTGTACCCGCCAGGTGCACCCTgaagagctgtgctgccccGTCTGTGAAG AGAAAAagatggagcaggaggagctgaaaCTGGAACGGGCACGGGACAGCAGTGAGG GCTGCTACTTTGATGGGGACAAGACGTGGCGAGGCTCTGGCACCCGCTGGCACCCCGTCGTGCCGCCCTTCGGCCTCATCAAATGTGCCATCTGCACCTGCAAG GGCACCACAGGCGAAGTGCACTGCGAGAAGGTGCAGTGCCCACGCCTCACCTGTGCCAACCCTGTGCGCGTCAGCCCCTCCGACTGCTGCAAGCAGTGCCCAG CCCCTGAGAAGAGTGTCCCTGAGCTGACCGATGGCATGCAGGCAGATGGACCCCGTGCGTGCCGCTTTGGGCGCCGCTGGTACCTCAACAATGAGAGCTGGCACCCCTCGGTGCCACCCTTTGGGGAGATGAAGTGCATCCTGTGCTGGTGTGTG TCAGGAGAGACGCACTGCCAGCGCCAGGAGTGCCCGCCAGGTGCCTGTGCCAGCCCCAGCAGGAGGGACAACCCCTGCTGTGCCAAGTGTCGCT CCCTGGATGCACCCCCAGAAAAGATGCACGAAGCAACAGCAGAGTCATGGAGCCACTGA